GGCCGGTAGCGGGCCTCGTCCAGACCGACATGCCGCAGCACGTCGGCGGCGCGCTCGCGGGCCGCGGTGGCCGGCAGGCCGGACATCTGGCCGAGGTGCACGACGAACTCGGTCGCGGAGACGTCGGGCGGCAGGCAGTCGTGCTCGGGCATGTAGCCGACGAGGGCCCGGACCGCCTCGCCGCCGGTGACCACGTCGTGTCCCAGCACGATGGCACTTCCGGCGGTCGGGGCGATCAGTCCGAGCAGGATCTTCAGCAGGGTCGACTTGCCGGCACCATTGGCTCCGACCAGCCCGGTCACGCCGGACCCCACCTCGACGCTCAACTCGTCCAGTGCCGTCACGCGCGGGTAGCGCTTGGTCAGCGCTGTGGTCGCGATCACGGGCACCTGCCAACCCTAGTGGTTGACCGGCTCCTGGCAGAATCGCCGGCCGTTGCAGTCCCGTCCCAAAACCAGTGGCCGGTACGACGGCCGCCTGGTTATCGTCGCGCGCATGGAGATCAGGCCCGCTCGACCCGACGACGCCGAGGCGCTGGCCGCCGTACGACGTGACGTGTTCCCGTTCGCGGTGATGGCGCCGGCGACGATCGCGCACCTGATCACCTCCGAGGGCGCGGGCGAGAAACCGTTGCACCTGGTCGGTCTCGCCGACGGGCAGGTCGTCGCGTGGGGATCCGCCTCGATGAACACGTGGACCAGCGAGCAAGGCCAGGCCGGGCTCAACGTTCACGTGCATCCCGACCACCGGCTGCAGGGCATCGGTGGTGCCTTGGCCGAGCGGCTGCACGAACATCTCGGCGAAGTCGGCGCGATCCGCGTCCGCGTCTTCGCGTCGCCGTCCGGCGTCGAGTTCGCCAAGCGCCGCGGGTACGACGGGTCGCGGCAGATGCACTACTCCGGCGTCGACCTGCGGCAGCCGTTGCCCGAGCAGCCGCCGACACCGGACGGGATCGAATTGGTCGGCCTGGACCAGGTGACGGCCCGGCAGGCGTACACGGCCGACACCGTCGCGAGCCGGGACGAACCGGGCGACTCGCCGATCGACGCGGTCGACTTCGACGAGTGGGTGCGGGAGATTTGGGAGAGCCCCGCGCTGGACAAGGCGTTGTCCGTGGCGGCCGTCGCCGGTGCCGAGATCGCGTCGTTCACAGCGGTCGAGACGGCCGGTGACCGGGCGTGGGCGGGGATGACCGGCACGCTTCCGGCGTACCGGGGCCGAGGGCTGGCGAAGCTGGTGAAGTCGGTGGCGCTGCGGCGCGCGGCGGCCGCCGGGATCACCGGGGCGTTCACCTCGAACGACGACGAGAACGGTCCGATGCTTGCCGTGAACAACTGGCTCGGCTACCGCCGGGTGGAGACCCAGACCGGGCTGTTACGCACGCTGTGACGGGGTACCGGGGGCTTCGCTCACGCTGCGAAGTTTGCCCGCGTGTTTACACCGGTCCAGCCCAGATCGGCCCGGCGCAGGCGATATCTTCCCCAGTATTCGGTGGAAGGAGTTCCGATGGAGATCAGGCCTGCCCGGTTGGGCGACGCCGAGTCGGCGCTGGCGCTGCACGACCTGGTCGCGCCGTTCCTGGCGACCACCGGATCGAGTCTGCGGCGGCGGCTGAGCGTCCCGACGGACGGGCCCGGGGCCGGTGTGTTCGCCGCGGTCGAGGGTGACCATGTGGTCGGCTGGACGAGTACCGGGTTGATCGCTGGCTCGGACCCGCTGGACGGGCAGCTGCGGTTGATCGTCCATCCGGAGTACCGCGGGCGTAGCATCGGTACGGCGTTGCTGGAGGCGGCGCACGAGCGGCTGAAGGAAGGCGGCGCCGTCACGGCCCGGGTGTTCGCGGATCCCGCGTCGTCCGGCTGGGCCTCGCAGTGGGGTTACCGGGAGACCCGCCGGGTGCACTACGCGAGCATGGCGCCGGGGGACGCGCCCGAGCTGCCGCCGATGCCGGACGGGCTGCGGCTGTCGCCGGTGAACGAGCTGGATCCGCGGCTGGTGTACGAGGCCGACGAGATCGCGCAGCAGACCAAGCCGGGCGACGCGAAGATCACCTCCCGGCCGTACGAGCACTGGCTGGCCTCGATCTGGAACTCGCCCGCGATGGTGCTCGACCTGAGCATGGCGCTGGTCGACGACCACCGCGTCGTCGGCTTCACCCTGGGCAACGGCGACCACGAGAAGATCTGGTCCCAGATGACCGCCACCCTGCCGGAGTCCCGCGGCCAGGGCCTCGCCAAGCTGGTCAAGTGCGCGACGCTGCACCGCGCCGCCGCGGCCGGCGTCACCGGCATGTACACCGCGAACTACGACGGAAACGGCCCGATGATCGCCGTCAACGAGTGGCTCGGCTACACCCGCACCGCCACCCACGCCGTACTGATCTGCCCGCTCTGACTAGGGAACCAGCAGGACGACGGTCTCCGCGACGCAGGCGGGCTTGGTTGAGTTCTCCAGTTCGATGACCCACTGGAGGGAGACCTGTACGCCGGCTGGGGTCTCCTGGGCGCCGGAGATCGAGGCGCCGGCGCGGACGCGGGAGCCGACTGGGACCGGGGTGGGGAAGCGGACCTTGTTGACGCCGTAGTTGAGCTTCGCCGAGACGCCGTCGACGTCGAAGAGCTCCGCGCCGAAGCGGGCGATCAGGCTGAGGGTCAGGTAGCCGTGGGCGATCGTCCCGCCGTACGGGCCGGAGGCGGCGCGCTCGACGTCGACGTGGATCCACTGGTGGTCGCCGGTCGCCGCGGCGAACTGGTTCACCTGCTCCTGGGTGATCTCCAGCCACTCGGTCTCGCCGAGCTGGGTGCCGACGGCGCCGACCACTGCGTCGACGCCGGTGAAGGTGCGGGGCATGGTGATCTCCTAGTTGCGGGGGCCGCCGGCGACGTACAGGACCTGGCCGGAGACGAAGCCGTTCTCCTCGGCGCAGAAGAACGACGCGGCGGCGGCGATGTCCTCGGGCTTGCCGGTGCGCTGGACCGGGATGGCCGCGGCGGTGGCCTTCTTGAACTCCTCGAAGTCGATCCCGACCCGGGCCGCGGTGGCCGCGGTCATGTCGGTCTCGATGAAGCCCGGGGCGATCGCGTTCGCGGTGACGCCGAACTTGCCCAGCTCGAAGGCCAGCGTCTTGGCCAGGCCCTGCAGGCCGGCCTTGGCCGAGGCGTAGTTGGCCTGGCCGCGGTTGCCCAGCGCGGACGTCGACGACAGGAACACCATCCGGCCGTAGCCCGCCTCGACCATGTGCGCCTGGACGGCCTTCGACATCAGGAAGCTGCCCTTGAGGTGCACCGACATCACGGTGTCCCAGTCGTCCTCGGACATCTTGAACAGCAGGTTGTCGCGCAGTACGCCGGCGTTGCTGACCAGGATCGTCGGTGCGCCGAGCTCGGCCACCACCCGCTCGACGGCGGCGGTCACCTGGTCGGACTTGCTGACGTCGCAACCGACGGCGAGCGCCTGACCGCCGGCGGCGGTGATCGCGTCGACCGTGCCCGCGCAGGCCGCCTCGTCCAGGTCCAGCACGGCGACGGCGTTGCCGTCGGCGGCGAGCCGCTGCGCCACCGCGGCGCCGATTCCCCGGGCCGCCCCGGTCACGATCGCCACCCGCTGCTGCTCGCTCATCGCACCTACTCCTGAGTTCGGTTGATATCCGGGATGACATTACCCACGTTGCGTCAGACCGCGCGTGGTCCGGGTGCGATGATCCTGGTGTGGATCATCACAACCGGCACGTCTACCACTGCCCGCTGCGCTGGGGCGACATGGACGCGCTCGGCCACGTGAACAACGGCCGGTACGTCGACTACCTGCAGGACGCGCGCGTCGACTTCCTGTTCCGGACCGCGAAGGAGCTCGGCGCCGACGACCTGGAGACCGGGTTGCTGGTCGCCCGGCACGAGGTGCAGTACCGGGCGCCGCTGCGCTTCCGCCCCGAGCCGGTGCGGATCGAGCTGTGGATCTCCGAGATCAAGGCGGCGTCGTTCACGGTCGACTACGAGATCCTGGACGTCGCACCGGAGCGCACGACGTACGTCGAGGCGAAGACCCGGCTGGTCCCGTTCGACTTCACCGCCAACCGGCTGCGCCGGATCACGCCGGTCGAGCGCGAGGCCCTGTCCAAGCTGGTGGGCGCATGACCTTCAGCCATCCGGTGCTGGTGCGCTGGTCCGACATCGACTCGTACGACCACGTGAACAACGTGCGCTACTTCGACTACCTGCAGGAGGCGCGGATCGCGTTCCTGGCGGACGTGTTCGGGGTCGGCGCCGACGAGTTCTTCGGGCGGTCGCCGGTGGTGCTGGTCAGCCAGACCGTGGACTACCTGCGGCCGATC
The Kribbella italica DNA segment above includes these coding regions:
- a CDS encoding GNAT family N-acetyltransferase, translated to MEIRPARPDDAEALAAVRRDVFPFAVMAPATIAHLITSEGAGEKPLHLVGLADGQVVAWGSASMNTWTSEQGQAGLNVHVHPDHRLQGIGGALAERLHEHLGEVGAIRVRVFASPSGVEFAKRRGYDGSRQMHYSGVDLRQPLPEQPPTPDGIELVGLDQVTARQAYTADTVASRDEPGDSPIDAVDFDEWVREIWESPALDKALSVAAVAGAEIASFTAVETAGDRAWAGMTGTLPAYRGRGLAKLVKSVALRRAAAAGITGAFTSNDDENGPMLAVNNWLGYRRVETQTGLLRTL
- a CDS encoding GNAT family N-acetyltransferase, producing MEIRPARLGDAESALALHDLVAPFLATTGSSLRRRLSVPTDGPGAGVFAAVEGDHVVGWTSTGLIAGSDPLDGQLRLIVHPEYRGRSIGTALLEAAHERLKEGGAVTARVFADPASSGWASQWGYRETRRVHYASMAPGDAPELPPMPDGLRLSPVNELDPRLVYEADEIAQQTKPGDAKITSRPYEHWLASIWNSPAMVLDLSMALVDDHRVVGFTLGNGDHEKIWSQMTATLPESRGQGLAKLVKCATLHRAAAAGVTGMYTANYDGNGPMIAVNEWLGYTRTATHAVLICPL
- a CDS encoding MaoC family dehydratase; amino-acid sequence: MPRTFTGVDAVVGAVGTQLGETEWLEITQEQVNQFAAATGDHQWIHVDVERAASGPYGGTIAHGYLTLSLIARFGAELFDVDGVSAKLNYGVNKVRFPTPVPVGSRVRAGASISGAQETPAGVQVSLQWVIELENSTKPACVAETVVLLVP
- a CDS encoding SDR family oxidoreductase, producing the protein MSEQQRVAIVTGAARGIGAAVAQRLAADGNAVAVLDLDEAACAGTVDAITAAGGQALAVGCDVSKSDQVTAAVERVVAELGAPTILVSNAGVLRDNLLFKMSEDDWDTVMSVHLKGSFLMSKAVQAHMVEAGYGRMVFLSSTSALGNRGQANYASAKAGLQGLAKTLAFELGKFGVTANAIAPGFIETDMTAATAARVGIDFEEFKKATAAAIPVQRTGKPEDIAAAASFFCAEENGFVSGQVLYVAGGPRN
- a CDS encoding acyl-CoA thioesterase is translated as MDHHNRHVYHCPLRWGDMDALGHVNNGRYVDYLQDARVDFLFRTAKELGADDLETGLLVARHEVQYRAPLRFRPEPVRIELWISEIKAASFTVDYEILDVAPERTTYVEAKTRLVPFDFTANRLRRITPVEREALSKLVGA